From Columba livia isolate bColLiv1 breed racing homer chromosome 7, bColLiv1.pat.W.v2, whole genome shotgun sequence, one genomic window encodes:
- the LOC135579978 gene encoding olfactory receptor 14I1-like: protein MSNSSSITQFLLLPFTDTRELQLLHFWLFLGIYLAALLGNGLIITTIACDQHLHTPMYFFLLNLSLLDLGSISTIVPKSMANSLWDTRTISYRGCATQLFFFLSLISVEYSLLTIMAYDRYVAICKPLHYGTLLGSRACVHMAAAAWASGFLNTFLHTVNTFSLPLCKGNAVDQFFCEIPHILKLSCSHSYLREVWLLVVSSCLVFGCFVFIVVSYVQIFRAVLRIPSEQGRHKAFSTCLPHLAVVSLFVSTGIFAHLKPPSIFSPNLDWVVSVLYSVVPPAVNPLIYSMRNKEIKDSLRKLFDQGLLQYQ from the coding sequence atgtccaacagcagctccatcacccagttcctcctcttgccattcacagacacacgggagctgcagctcttgcacttctggctcttcctgggcatctacctggctgccctcctgggcaacggcctcatcatcaccaccatagcctgtgaccagcacctccacacccccatgtacttcttcctcctcaacctctccctccttgacttgggctccatctccaccattgtccccaaatccatggccaattccctttGGGACACCAGGACTATCTCCTATCGAGGATGTGctacacagctctttttttttctctccttgatcTCTGTTGAGTATtcccttctcaccatcatggcctatgaccgctacgttgccatctgcaaacccctgcactacgggaccctcctgggcagcagagcttgtgtgcacatggcagcagctgcctgggccagtggCTTTCTCAACACTTTTCTACACACGGTCaacacattttcactgccactctgcaagggcaatgctgtggaccagttcttctgcgAAATTCCTCatatcctcaagctctcctgctcacactcctacctcagggaagtgTGGCTTCTTGTTGTTAGCTCCTGTTTAGtctttgggtgttttgtgttcattgtggtgtcctatgtgcagatcttcagggccgtgctgaggatcccctctgagcagggacggcacaaagccttttccacgtgcctccctcacctggccgtggtctccctgtttgtcagcactggtaTTTTTGCTCACCTGAAGCCCCCTTCCATCTTCTCCCCAAACCTAGATTGGGTGGTGTccgttctgtactcggtggtgcctccagcagtgaaccccctcatttACAGTATGAGGAACAAAGAGATCAAGGATTCCCTGAGGAAATTATTTGACCAAGGACTACTGCAGTATCAATAA